The Bifidobacterium bifidum ATCC 29521 = JCM 1255 = DSM 20456 region AGATACCGCCCGCAGGGCATATGCCGTTCGCCGGGCAGGAGGACGAGACGCGATGAAAAACATCTGGAGGATCTTCACGCGCGACGTCTGCCACGCCACGCGCAATGTCATCGCGATCATCGTGGCCATGGGACTGATCATCGTGCCGGCGCTGTACGCCTGGTACAACATCGCCGCCAGCTGGGACCCGTACGGCAACACCAAATCGTTGAAAGTGGCCGTGGCGAACGTCGACAGCGGATACAAATCCGACCTGATCCCGGTGCGTGTCAACATCGGCGAGACCGTCGTCAGCTCGCTGCGCGCCAACCATGACCTCGACTGGCAGTTCGTCGACCGCGACACCGCGATCGACGGCGTGCATTCTGGCGAATACTACGCGGCGCTGATCATCCCTAAGCAGTTCAGCGCCGACATGATGACGCTGTTCTCGCCGGAAATGAAGCACGCCGAACTGGAGTACTACCTCAACGAGAAAATCAACCCGATCGCGCCGCACATCACCGATCAGGGCGCGTCCACGGTCGCCACGACCATCGACCAGACCTTCGCGAAGACCCTCGCGCAGGTCGCCCTCGACCTGGTATCCAGCCTGCTGAAATTCGCGCAAAGCCCGCAAATGAGCGAGTACGTATCCAACGCCACGAAACACATTTCGTCGATTTCGTCGCAGCTGAAGTCCGCCGCGTCACAGGCCGACTCCTACGCAAGCCTGATGGGCGCGACAGGCAAAATCATCAGCTCCACCGACCGTCTGCTCGGCTCGACCGGATCCAGCGCGTCGGACGCGAAGAAAGCGCTGAAACAGGGCACGACCGGCGTGAAAAGCCTGGACGAGGCCCTAGCCGGCGTCTCGACGAGCATGATCTCGTCGCTGTCCGACGCCGCGGGAGCCTACGACACGATCAGCAAGCAGGTGGACACCGCGTTCTCCGACATGGGCTCCCAATCCTCCCAGATTACCGACAAGCTCACCACGCTGCAGCGCAACATCCAATCGCAGGCCGACACATTCGGCACATACGCGGAGGCGCTGCGCTCGCTGGCCGACGCCGCGCACCTGCAGGCGGTCAAGGACGCGCTCAACAACGCGGCTCAGCAGGCGCAGAACACGCAGAACGAGCTGCAGAAGGTCGCCGACAGCATCGGCGACGCCTCCAAGAAAATCACCGACGGCACCGCCAGCGCGGACGACACGCGCAAATCCCTGAAGAAGCAGATAGCCGCCGCGAAGCAGTCGATCACCGACATGGCGAACACGTACGACACCACGATCAAGCCGCAACTCGACGAGCTGGGCAAGTCGATGAGCGATGTCGTCAAGCAGTCGGGGAGCGTCATCGACGGACTGGCCGCCACCGCCGCCAGCATGTCCGGCCTGTCCGGCGACATCACCGGCAGCCTGTCCGACGTGTAATCCTCGTTGGGCGACGCGGCGACCACCCTGAACGCCTCGGCCGAGAAACTCGACTCGCTCAACAAGCAGCTGACGGCGGTCGTCGGAGGCAGCGGCATGCCCGATCTCTCGCAGATCACGTCAACCGACCCCGATTCGATCGCCACGCTGCTGTCCGCCCCGGTCTCGGTGAACCGCATCGCGCTGTACCCGGTCGCCAACTATGGTTCCGCCATGACGCCGTTCTATACCGTGCTGTCGATCTGGGTGGGCGCGATCATCCTCGTCGCCATGATGAAGGTGTCGGTGTCCGACCGCGAGAAGGCGAAGGTGCTCGGCCTCGGCGAAACGCTGCCGATGGGCGAGACGATGGGCGTGAAGGATGCCGTGATCGCCGGACGGACCGCAGGGCCGGGCGCGATGCTCGACGTGCTGCGCAAGCCACGCCCCGAGTCGCCCGGCAACGCGCGACGGTTCGGCCTGCACCCGTATCAGGAGTATTTCGGGCGATACGCCATTTTCGGCGCGATGGCGCTGCTGCAGGGCACGCTGGTATGCCTGGGCGACATGTTCTTCCTCGGCGTGCAATGCGAGCATCCGCTGCAGTTCCTGATGGTCGGCTGGCTGTGCGCGCTGGTGTTCTCGCTGCTGATCTACACGCTGACCGTGTCGTTCGGCGACATCGGCAAGGCCATCGCCGTGGTGCTGCTGGTCATGCAGGTGGCCGGCTCGGGCGGTACCTTCCCGATCGAGACGTTGCCGCCGTTCTTCCAGACGATCTGCAAGTGGCTGTTGTTCCCGTACGGGGTCGATGCGATGCATTCGGCGATGGCGGGGTCGTTCGGCAACGAATACTGGGTGTCGATGGGCAAGCTGGCGCTGTTCATCCTGCCGGCGCTGCTACTCGGCCTGGTGCTGCGCAAGCCGGTGATGCGGCTGAATGATTGGATCATCCGCAATCTCGAATCCACCAAGGTCATGTGACGTGAGTCGGCGGGCGAGCGGTAGGCTGGCCGCGCGGGTGCGGCGGCCGGTAGCCGCCGGTTGCCGGCCGTCCGGCCGCCCGGCCGTGACGCCGGACGAAGCCGGTCGTTTCCCCGCCCGTCGCCGGCGTGAAAGGCGGTACAGTGGAGGCTATGCAAGTGAAGCTTATCGACGAGAACCGCTATGCAGACGAGATGCGCGAGACGGTGCTGCCCGCGCTCGCCACATGCCGGTCCGAAGGCTGGATGGCGCCGGCGGACGACGACGGTCTGCCGCCGCTGCAGCGTGCGGGCAAACTGCATTACGTGTGTTACGACGCGGCGAAATTCGACCGGTTGGGCGAGGACGGTGCCGCCGCCACATTCCGCGGTGCCGTGGTGATCTCCCACGGGTTCACGGAGTTCGCCGCGAAATATGCGGAGATGGTGTGGTACTTCCTGCTCGCAGGGTACTCGGTGTGCGTGTTCGAGCACCGCGGACATGGGTATTCCGCGCGTGACGTCGACAATTCGTCCCTAGTGTGGATTGATGATTGGCGGCGGTATGTGGCCGATCTGGCGAAATTCGCGGAGACGGTGGGCAAGGATTACGCGGATGGCCGTCCGCTGAACCTGTACTGCCATTCGATGGGCGGCGGCATCGGGGCGAGTGTGCTGGAGACGCATCCGACGCTGTTCGACAAGGCCGTGCTGTCGTGCCCGATGATCGCGCCGGTGACCGGTATGCCGAACTGGCTGGCGTCGGTGCTTGCCGGCGCGATGTGCCGGCTCGGGCTGGGACGGCACATGGTGTTCGGGCAGAGTGAGTTCACGCCGGAGCTGGATATGGCCGATTACGAGGGCGCGAGCGAGGCCCGCGTGCGCTGGTTCCAACAGCAGCGCATCGACGACCCGCATCAGCGGACGTACGCGGCGACATTCGCGTGGGTGCGGCAGGCGCTGCGACTGTCGCGTGCCGTGCAGCGGCCGGAGGCGTGCGACAATGTCGAGACGCCGGTGCTGCTGTTCCAGGCCGGGCGCGACGTGTGGGTGCTCAACGAGCCGCAGAACCGGTTCGCGCAGGAGGTCAACTCCGATGGAGGGAATGTGCGTGTGGTACGCATCGAGAACTCGCTGCATGAGATTTTCAGCATGCCCAATGCCGTTCTTGGGCCGTATCTGGAGCGGATTCTGGGCTTCTTCGGCTCATCTGAGATGCCGACGTTCTGATGGTTTGTGACGGATGCCGACCGGATGAGTCCGCAATGAAAGATGTCGTGAAACATGCCGTGAAACATATCGTGAAACAGTCGAAAACGCCGGCCGCCGAGTCGGCGCCCGAGACTGCATCATTCGAGCGTACGCCGAAAGCCATGCTGCTGGGCGCCGTGCTGGTGCTGCTTGGCGGTGTGCTGTGGGGCATCAACGCCACAGTGTCGAAATTGCTG contains the following coding sequences:
- a CDS encoding alpha/beta fold hydrolase, translated to MQVKLIDENRYADEMRETVLPALATCRSEGWMAPADDDGLPPLQRAGKLHYVCYDAAKFDRLGEDGAAATFRGAVVISHGFTEFAAKYAEMVWYFLLAGYSVCVFEHRGHGYSARDVDNSSLVWIDDWRRYVADLAKFAETVGKDYADGRPLNLYCHSMGGGIGASVLETHPTLFDKAVLSCPMIAPVTGMPNWLASVLAGAMCRLGLGRHMVFGQSEFTPELDMADYEGASEARVRWFQQQRIDDPHQRTYAATFAWVRQALRLSRAVQRPEACDNVETPVLLFQAGRDVWVLNEPQNRFAQEVNSDGGNVRVVRIENSLHEIFSMPNAVLGPYLERILGFFGSSEMPTF